The region ccttctttgatatgaacagatacagagcggccagtaagccagtccttaagtagctggagtaagcctttatgccatccttgcaggcgtaagtgagaaaggagccgttggtgtattACAGCAtcaaatgcccctttcacatctagtaggagtagtgaagcatcttttccctgttgaaaggcctcctctaccctgtgaacaagaacctggaccaggtcaatggcagagcatcctggcagggccccgaagtggcagggggctagcacatctgcctgaattgctcttacagctatctgctgtgctaggaggcgctctaggcctttacctagggtagagaggaggctaattggccgccaggcATTAagttgggtatagtccctctttcctggtttcagtaacattattacctttgctgacttcaggctcagtggaaagcagccttcctccatacacctgtagtacagttgtgtgattgtatCCCCTAGTAcgggccagagctccctccaagcagtggtggcaagtctGTCCTCCCTGGGGGCAGACaggggtggggcacagagagcagcccagcagtgctcttttgttggcaggtgtagtGAGCtgaggggcttgtttgggggtccctcttctgtctgatttggaagcagggcccccttctctaagaggtgattaaggaaggcgtctgccttgccctgtggggtagtaacctgtgccccttgtatattcaggggaggagcagcgagctggtctggatgttgtatctatttagcaagtttgaatgcatctataggtgctgtggcttgttcaattcACTGcattccagtattcagcctttgcccgtacaatggccttccagagctgtttatagtcggggttttgttgctgtcttgtttggtgtagtatgtctgttagttctggagtccaccatggggtcctggggagtctgcgagtattgtatcttgatgtgccttgtattgcaagctgggatatctggaccagttgtttggctagtAGGTCAATTagtagggttgggtcaggcgggcttgccagggctctggctttctcccagttggtggatccaagcttgtatataggcgagggctcttcttgttccagtattattccaattgttgcatggtcacttggagtctttagatggtcttctactagggcccttagtggtaggttagagaagacaaggtctagggtgtttggtccacgggtgggggtgcctggctcgaggcgaagttccagctcatgggcatcaagccagtctaataatcctgttgcgccaggtgtGATAGcatgagactcagtatctggctgccagaatgggtgccgggtattgaagtctcctgctaggatggtgttctctgggggtgcatatcctaggagtgtagaaagtgtagagggtgttgagccagcaccagcaggggcaactgggtcATTAGGGGGGCAGTAGACATTGAtgatagtaaggcctgccgtgtagattgtggtgatatctggtgagattggttctgggagggaatgggctgggagatccctttgTACATATattagagtcctgggtctggcagtccatcaggtcgggggactgaacagctgatatcgtgggtgggtcttggttaggtgctttgctgtatttgtccaaggttcttggacaagaataatatctgcttcaaagaagagtagcaggtcatgtgcagcgcccccccttcctacattagcttgtagtattttcatagttcaggggaggtcagggtttggtttaagagctcctgggtgagctgtcttgtaggctggtttgtAGTATGGGTATTATCTGTTTGTTGtttagagctttcttctgctttcttctgctcctgttggaaggcaagccggcCTGCCTTGCAGATAGCGGCTAGAGCGTCTTTTGAGAGGCGGGTGACAGTGTTCCTCTGGACgtggggtctggctgggcatttttGGAAGTCCGCTGCATGCgggccgcagcagttgatacactgCACACAGCAGTTGTGTTCCTGTTTTgaggatccgcaggagatACAGTGTTTGCTGGAGCGGCAGGCTTGTATATCATGGAAGCGGTGgcatcgggtgcattgcaaaggcctttgcttggggcgagtgggccttgataggccagacaagccaaagagttgcaaggggtgttgtagcctttttggaaaggctatgactgctgtgatagagtccctctctactgggtGCTTTGAGAGTTTGGCCATGAGTGGTTTAATACCAGtaatgcgctctgcttcattgctgatatctgtaattgtagtatctatccatccatccagggaccagagttgtttcgGGATCCGGGGGATAATAACCTGGTGATACTCTGTTGGTATTTCAAAGtatccatccccagctaggcttgcagccttctctgatagtaagaagaccttgccttgttcagttGTAGTAATTGCATATCCTGTTGATATTACTTGCACCTGTGCAATCCCGTCCGGAACTTTCcctgcaagggtgacccggatgccatgtggtccaatagcccggaggctagaggaggccgggaggcggaggaagatgcggtggtcagtcttgtttgactgcttcagctttcattgtgctggttgcttggcttgcgtACGGTGTTctggggcaatagtttgccagttcccctgaccagctcttggggctgtcagggatgcccaggttgtaggctgcgaggttcgCCTCTTCAGGGGGCCTTCGCAAGCctcaggagtgggaggttggtttggctgttccatctgcctggatggctgtgggggtgcaactGCTGTCATCAgaggaatctgctgaggggagtcctgttttgctagggaaacaaatctggctgcaagcccccgggccaggtctcttgggcggccctgtagagaggagacagttagatctagagctttagcaagagaggtcattgctagtttccaatcattaagaaggactagctggtcgtctgctaccatgctgacctgctcgcagatcgaTGGGGCTTGCGGcaaatgggatacagggaccggagctgcagtgggagtcttctgtggggagaataaggcccttctcttcagggagttccggggtaggggggtcggggtggtaggtcctgaggggggttcagagttttcacccaggagcggagtccccggacgggctccgcctgggggggagtcatccacctccatggggtggagggaatgatcgatgagcaaagcgtaagagatcagttattagagcagtagggggccctgttctcccctcgtcgtggttTTTGCTTGTTTCGTCAGGGTTGTGTGTCGTCAGCGCCGTGTGGTGGCATTGATTTAGTCATAGCGCTTGTCATCACGTGCTTCCCTGCCGCCGTAGGGACCTGACAACCAGTATATTAGTCATTACCTAACTCTCCAGAGggggttagccctttttggccgagtgggaagttcgatagGATCGCTTTACATATGGACTCAGTACATCGCCAAATTCTTCAAAATATACTTTGACGGATGTTATTGAGCATGCTACTAAGAGTGAGTATTAGCATCTTCTTAGCTCATCGTAGTGAATACTTTTGCGATGGAAACCCTGTTTCGTCCCTGTTGTAGAGAGGGCCCCGATGCTAATAGCAGCCATTAGCGAACTACGCAGGCACCTAGGAGGATTAAGAGCTTTAAACCACACGCCCTCTAGTTTTCGAGTGTGAATACCCAAACTAGAAAGGAGCATTTACAACTCAATGTCCAATATGCACGCCTGGACAATGGACACTGCATAGTCACTACCAAAAAGTGTTTGTCGGCGGTGCGGAGTATCTCGCCGAGTGCCGGGCTCGGTGCCGAGTCCGGCCGACCGAGCGCTTCCCATATGGGGCCGTAGGAGGCGCCTGTGGGAACGCAGAGCCTACAACGTCGACTCTGGCTTGATTTGACGGAATTTCTGCGACTTGATTGGACTGGCACTGCGCGGGTGAGACCAGAGAGCCGGTGCAGCAATTGAGGGGTCGATGCGGAGAAAGTAGTCATGGTCATCATTGTGCAGACATATAAGCGGGCAGGTAGATGGAAGTCCAGAGTTGATTAACAGTAGGTATCGTGCCTGGAATCTCTTCTAACCAACCGTTTTCAAAATGCCCATCACCCTCAAAAGCGCCAACCCTAGCAGTGGCGCCTCCAACAACCTATCCCTTGACGTCCCTAGTATCGTGCGCAGTGTGATCGAAGACATCCGGCAGAATGGCGATAAAGCACTGCGCTCGTATTCAGAAAAGTTCGACAAATGGAGCCCCGATAGCTTCAAACTGTCCAAGGAGCAGATTGACGAGATCGTCAGCACTGTCCCCGCACAGGTCATTGAGGATATCAAGACCGTGCAGCAGAACGTGCGGACCTTTGCCGAAGAGCAGCGCAAGTCCATCAGGGACTTTGAGTATCAGATTCAGCCGGGGGTGTTTCTGGGGCAGAAGAATATCCCCATCTCTGCGGTCGGCGCGTATGTACTTACCCCTGCCAGACCTAATAACGTTCTTGTATGGACTCGTCTTGTGCTCTCAGGTACATTCCCGGCGGGCGCTACCCCCTCCTCGCCTCAGCCCACATGACAATTGTGACTGCCAAAGCCGCCGGTGTTTCGCGTGTCATTGCCTGTACGCCCCCTATTCAAGGCAAAATCCCGGCATCGACGGTGGCGGCGATCCACCTAGCTGGTGCAGATGAAATATATATCCTCGGCGGCGTGCAAGCGATTGCGGCAATGGCATTGGGAACCGAATCTATCAACAAGACCGACTTCATCGCAGGCCCGGGGAATCCGTTCGTTGCAGAGGCCAAGCGGCAACTCTTCGGCGAGATCGGGATCGACCTGCCCGCCGGTCCGACGGAGGTGCTTATTGTAGCGGACGCCAAAGCCGATCCCTTTGTCGTTGCAACAGACCTGCTGTCGCAAGCGGAGCATGGGCCCGATACGCCCGCCATTCTGATCACGGATTCGAGGGATgttgcggagaagacgatcaAAGAGGTTGAAAGACTGCTACCGATCCTTCCGACTAGGGCGCTGGCGGCGGTTTCATGGGAGAGGTTCGGAGAGGTACAActtgttgaggatctgaATGAGGCGTACAAACTTGCAGATGAGTATGCGAGTGAGCACGTTCAGATTTTGACGGAGAACCCTAGGGAGGCGCTGGTCAAGATGAAGAACTACGGGGCGCTCTTCCTTGGCGAGAAGACGTGCGTTTCGTATGGAGATAAGGTATGTCTACTCTCGCCGTCTAGGACGATACCAAAGTTTTATTCAGACTGTATGGATAACTGACGAACGCCGTAGTGTATTGGAACTAACCATGTTCTGCCCACTAAAAGCGCAGCGCGCTTCACTGGCGGCCTCTGGGTCGGCAAATATCTGAAGACCGTTACCTACCAAGAGGTAACAGACGCGAAAGCCAGTGGCGAACTCGGTCGTCTGTGTGGCCGTGCTGCTCGGGCAGAGGGGTTTGAAGGCCATGCTCGGTCTGGAGACGTTCGCGCTCATAATTATCTGAGCGACTCGTTTGAGTGGCTTGCTGAACCAAGCGGGGTTTGAACGCGAATCAGTCTCCATGGTATGAAAGACTTTGTTTTAGTGTATGAAATGTTTTTAGTGTATGAAATATTTATATCAATATCACAATGGTCTCGTTTGGTATTATTCAGCGTCCGGATAGCAGGCGTATGATCAACGGGATGGGAATGTGGTATGACGGCTCAGCGGAGTGTAGGCTGCTAGGTAGTTCCTTGGATAACGTAACATGGAGGGAAGTTAGAATTCTGTTGGCAAGTTCCAATAATACAGTTCAGCAAGTAGGGGACGAATTACGATCCACGCAGTTATTGAAGGCCAACTTGAAGCGCGACCGGGGGAGGACGtttccttgatctgctgcgCGATGGCTGCTGTCCGTTGAGGAGATAAACTAGTCACTGAGCATAATGAGCAATAGGGAGAGGATGTTGATGGAGGGTTGTTTCATGAGATAAGTTGCTGGCCGTCCCTTTCTCGTGTATTTTTTGAGACTAGCGCTACGAAGTCGCGGGCCAACCATTTACGCAGGAATTCACCTTTAAACTTGAAATTGCTTAATTCAAGATGCTACTGGAGCTAGGCCCGCAGAGAGGGTTGCTTAAGGAGCTCAAGTCAAGTATAGCGTTGAGCTTTTTCAAGACGTGATGCTATGCGCAGCCGTGCGGTCTCTGTCTACAGTGGCTAATTTGATTCCAAAATAGCGTCGACGTTATCAGTAAAGAGTGACTTGAGTTAATACGTGTAGTGTTCAAACATGAGTGCACGAGAATAGCACAGTCCTTAGTCTCCTCATGACTATATTTTCTCCCTCTGCATCTCCCTTGGCCGAGACACACCTCGAATCTTGTGGTCAAATATATTCAAATTCTTGTTGTCGAGTATCTTGACAGACCTGATATCTGACGCTAATAGATGATCAGGCAAGGGTTTCGGTCTCTTCGCGAGAGATGTCAGGAGAAGCGGCGATACAGCACGGGCAGAGGAAGACACGACAGGATGGCTCTTAGTGCTACACAGAAACAAGGGTTGTCAGAAAAGTTCAAAAGATAATCAGTAAAAGGAACCTTACGCTGCAGTAACCGCacgagcaggagctgcaaTCACCAGCGCAGCAGTTGCAGGAGCAGGGAGACATATTGAGATAGTTAGGTGGGTGCTGGTTTGTTCGAAGATTGGTGATAGACTGGGCTGTtgaggaaaaggagggcTTGCGGAAGGTGAACAGAGCAGATTCGAGGGTCGGCCATAGGGGTATTTATACACTGGTTTCTGAGGGATCCCTCAGACCTCCAGCGTGGGATGCATTTTCGTGCGCATGCTATTGCCCATCATCCCTATCCTAGAAAAGCCTGTTTAAGGAAGGTCCGGCAGATTGTGTACAGGCTGTGTAGGAGAGACAGGTGGGGTATAACCCCAGATCAGTTCGGCGGGTAAGGTAGGAAACCAGTGTTCGTTCGTCGCGAGGTCGATAAAAGGGTACCGAGACAGCCGCCGACTAATGTCGAAGGAAGGATGCGTGGTGAAATACCGCTTGGGTCCCACTCAGACA is a window of Aspergillus nidulans FGSC A4 chromosome VI DNA encoding:
- a CDS encoding uncharacterized protein (transcript_id=CADANIAT00010391), whose translation is MEVDDSPPGGARPGTPLLGENSEPPSGPTTPTPLPRNSLKRRALFSPQKTPTAAPVPVSHLPQAPSICEQVSMVADDQLVLLNDWKLAMTSLAKALDLTVSSLQGRPRDLARGLAARFVSLAKQDSPQQIPLMTAVAPPQPSRQMEQPNQPPTPEACEGPLKRRTSQPTTWASLTAPRAGQGNWQTIAPEHRKVFLLSEKAASLAGDGYFEIPTEYHQVIIPRIPKQLWSLDGWIDTTITDISNEAERITGIKPLMAKLSKHPVERDSITAVIAFPKRLQHPLQLFGLSGLSRPTRPKQRPLQCTRCHRFHDIQACRSSKHCISCGSSKQEHNCSHSLPEPISPDITTIYTAGLTIINVYCPPNDPVAPAGAGSTPSTLSTLLGYAPPENTILAGDFNTRHPFWQPDTESHAITPGATGLLDWLDAHELELRLEPGTPTRGPNTLDLVFSNLPLRALVEDHLKTPSDHATIGIILEQEEPSPIYKLGSTNWEKARALASPPDPTLLIDLLAKQLVQISQLAIQGTSRYNTRRLPRTPWWTPELTDILHQTRQQQNPDYKQLWKAIIQHPDQLAAPPLNIQGAQVTTPQGKADAFLNHLLEKGALLPNQTEEGPPNKPLSSLHLPTKEHCWAALCAPPLSAPREDRLATTAWRELWPRDYTQLNAWRPISLLSTLGKGLERLLAQQIAVRAIQADVLAPCHFGALPGCSAIDLVQVLVHRVEEAFQQGKDASLLLLDVKGAFDAVIHQRLLSHLRLQGWHKGLLQLLKDWLTGRSVSVHIKEGTATAPIKGRLPQGSPLSPILFLLYAARIVSTLEGSFCYADDMGILLTGNTLEESSQQLVEAYKQITALGTETGLPFLIEKTEIQYFSRKQQQHLPTVTLPALYGSEVFYTGKRQKGVVNSLLSLFRTAALAIIPAYKTTPTAALLREADLPDPEALLNSILRRAAVRYMSLDTKHPIAQIAAETTAGRPKTRLKRILQLLLSPLPEHAIIELPLPPLCMLPTDNKDYSPAPLQISVYSDGSRTSQGAGYGYAVYFGPILVSTGHGPAGPRTEVYDAEIMGAVEGLRAALGQPCVGYSTQLVILLDNLAAASLLASYRPTPHRHGLSETFSQLAAQWMESPSILTMQRKPLQVRWIPGHSGIAGNELADKLAKLGSSIYSPDIPPSPAYL
- a CDS encoding histidinol dehydrogenase family protein (transcript_id=CADANIAT00010392), with product MPITLKSANPSSGASNNLSLDVPSIVRSVIEDIRQNGDKALRSYSEKFDKWSPDSFKLSKEQIDEIVSTVPAQVIEDIKTVQQNVRTFAEEQRKSIRDFEYQIQPGVFLGQKNIPISAVGAYIPGGRYPLLASAHMTIVTAKAAGVSRVIACTPPIQGKIPASTVAAIHLAGADEIYILGGVQAIAAMALGTESINKTDFIAGPGNPFVAEAKRQLFGEIGIDLPAGPTEVLIVADAKADPFVVATDLLSQAEHGPDTPAILITDSRDVAEKTIKEVERLLPILPTRALAAVSWERFGEVQLVEDLNEAYKLADEYASEHVQILTENPREALVKMKNYGALFLGEKTCVSYGDKCIGTNHVLPTKSAARFTGGLWVGKYLKTVTYQEVTDAKASGELGRLCGRAARAEGFEGHARSGDVRAHNYLSDSFEWLAEPSGV
- a CDS encoding uncharacterized protein (transcript_id=CADANIAT00010393), translated to MTYKDSFGHPITSRKASLIVVYAYARRILAPVELWIELHTSPQTTRSPVPVCHLAYPPQRPPPARAVTAATKSHPVVSSSARAVSPLLLTSLAKRPKPLPDHLLASDIRSVKILDNKNLNIFDHKIRATVDRDRTAAHSITS